From Salvelinus namaycush isolate Seneca chromosome 9, SaNama_1.0, whole genome shotgun sequence:
CGTAAGaatatttataccttaaaaacaaaaagtgtaggcatcttatattaaaagttattttatgtgtttacagctGAAATACATCCTAGAACGGGTGCCATAGGGAGTCTACACGGTTTCTGTGAAGGATATGCCTACGAGACAATTgtgccctactcccaggatgtattTACACACAAGCCGCAAACAGAGACTTTAAACGGCCTGTCAACTCCCCTGACCCAGGACCGTTGGACGCCCCCTATtaaacaccaacggacaatcagGGCCCAGATCCACAGGTCCGCTTCACCCGAACAATACTACTGGGAGGGTATTCACGAGACAGCGTTAcaaggacaaggtatgaatcaattatcatttatatatatattttatttttatgcctgAATATGTTTAAACAGGGACtaatggtgttttttttttttttactttcaggctcacaagctacagaccagGCAGATGCTATAATTAGGGTTGCCCAAAGACATGTTCCCGAGTTctcagagcttcttcagaacagccctcttcaaaaaagccgaggtatttaattaatgtattgttaatatataggcttatatctgaaatgtattttacatttttatcaaacatattttagggttaataacctatttttctgtatgtattattttttaatGCAGACTCCTCGCCGGCTTATAAAGACATCCAAGAAGCTACACATCTAGATCCCGAAGAGGcgccaaagaccccagtcaccagAACAGCGAAGCctgatgatttcaaagttttaaatgacatttctgaggtagacgatttgatgttctgtgaagTGGCCAACCTTATTGAAGCGGCCAATTCTGGTGGGGCAACAGCCTCTTGTGAAATAGACCAAGCCGTGCTTTTCAAGGCTTTTACACAGGGTTTAAAATCACGAAAGGCTTTACTTCAACGTCGTATGGGTATTCTATTCGAACATcaatacaatcaggatgtgtcattctggcgtagAGAGCTTCCCCGCATGTTAAACAACAgtagggttaaaacaagcaaatacctccgttaaaaaacacatatgtaaaaaaaaaaaacacaagcacacacatccttaagtagagaaatggcgccccctatagacctaagcgagacaattgaaaCCCTCTTAGCGGAAatccctacagagctccaagatataattaaccatatgaatgattctgggctaattgacatagggGCTATAGATGAAAACCTATTATCCCAGATTCCCTCCGAACTCATTGAAATTATTACACGTATGAATGAGTCAGGGTCTGCAGATGAAAACAGGTTATCACAGATACCCGAATCAATCATATCTTTAATTACCCAGATGAACGAGAGCCCAAGGTTTAATTCTGCACCCCCTACACCTCTAAGCCATCCTTTAACACCCTTGTTCGAAGaggaaacccaatacgatgtttttgaacagctgAACAAATGTCTATCAAATCTGGAGCGGGAAGGTCTTGATCACAATGTACAGAACGAaagccctaggtttaattctgcaccacctacacctctaagccagcctttaacacccatgtctgaagagtctgaaacccaatacgatgtttttgaacagttggacaattgtctagcaaatcaggatggggatggtcttgatcgcagtgaacatgttttgtatcgaaataaattccacaatattgaggttcgacagtttttcaatttcgcatgggggggtcagattcgggaatatgctgtgttttacgtaatgcttatggacactttgaatgaactgGTAGATAGAGTTAGAGCTTATAGCCAACCAAGGGATACCTTACAGTTGGAAATTTTtggagacagtctgcagagccgtGTGTCGCTTATTTTAAATAGgggtgaagcagatcttgaacaatttgttaacctgctagaacgccttgttcagtcaaatttaaacgtgctagcagataggaccctcgaacttgtagtacaattagtCCGGCCACCACAAGGGGGCGGCGGGCAGAGACGTAAACTCGATAGCCTGATGCAGTccgaaatcataagcaataaaaaggcctacctcataatcgttcacaatcatggtaataagctatgctttgccatAGGTTTGGCCCACTTACTCAGCCCAGGATGTACAGAGCGCGAAGCGTTACAGAAAGCTCAAGAGCTACAAAAGGCTGTGGGTTTAGGTATACAGGAGGCTGTGGCTTTCTCAGACATAGgcaaatttgaaaactttctgaatatcaagattgtggttttgtaccacagcagggctaatgacgctctcttgaagttccaaaatatacaagagccacaccctaagactatgtacttttatgtgcaaaatgagcattactatgccgtaactaacatcacagcatttttaggcgccccatatgtctgtccagcctgtcataccggctacacccgcaagggggggcactcgtgccgttataactgttcagtatgtctggataaacattgccctatgcaaccgctaaacttgacaccctgtgaggattgtcaccgcacatgtcgttcggcctactgttacgaaaaacacaaaactgaaacatggcaccccaaggcctgtaaatctgtaagcatttgtgacattaacaagaaatgtccaaaatgtcattgcaattacaaccttaaaatagacagCCCTAAACCCCATGTTTGTGGAATCATACattgcccaatctgtaaagggcccttgaaaagcagagacgcagAAGTTGTTCAAGAAGTAACacatgagtgttacattcagcccttggctgaagatgaacatacagagaaatatgttttttatgattttgagacaaatcagcaatcaggggttcacttgcctatttttgtatctaccatgactttcaccggtgaaaagtggtcggccgaggggcCCGATTGCGCCCGactctttctaaaacattttagaaaggcccagtacagaaacttcacgtttat
This genomic window contains:
- the LOC120053489 gene encoding uncharacterized protein LOC120053489; this translates as MLYIRFVCSWELFENVVCYRNIKQALGPGFLTYKMSILAKMIRALILSNVFLDSQTFTQILRDITELEPAVGSPEQIVYIPTPTLNCTEIHPRTGAIGSLHGFCEGYAYETIVPYSQDVFTHKPQTETLNGLSTPLTQDRWTPPIKHQRTIRAQIHRSASPEQYYWEGIHETALQGQGSQATDQADAIIRVAQRHVPEFSELLQNSPLQKSRDSSPAYKDIQEATHLDPEEAPKTPVTRTAKPDDFKVLNDISEVDDLMFCEVANLIEAANSGGATASCEIDQAVLFKAFTQGLKSRKALLQRRMGILFEHQYNQDVSFWRRELPRMLNNSRVKTSKYLR